The following coding sequences are from one Acipenser ruthenus chromosome 7, fAciRut3.2 maternal haplotype, whole genome shotgun sequence window:
- the LOC117415245 gene encoding amphoterin-induced protein 2-like yields MFSDSLLLPSAYTYRSVRSACKNILFALLLCANLTSSAFESCPTDCICASDIITCSNKNLPTLPRIVFQFISRLDVSYNRVVRLNTDWAPNPLDKLNTLILSHNSISHITTGVFSNTPNVRYLDLSSNKLSSLSETVFQDLTELEVLLLFNNAITQIKAGAFGGLHALQKLYLSRNLITQFPLEVLVGKLSLSHLELLDLSLNSLREVPVQKIISLPASQQHGLYLHDNPFTCDCTLYTMLMYWYKRQFRPVVDFKSDYNCFFQPHLKVPINLFSQSEDFMNCANSTINGSFHYLGMIYEVSFGDRLVVHCDSKIIDGNSVFSWVTPSQELVQPGNHSQNLNVFVNGSLEVSHAQIEDSGVYTCIVINSRRKLNETIEVTIKVSNSTSDRSRSHGTFSTAFTTLAACVASIILVLIYLYLTPCRCCCRTRKTKRKPNLGSASSFILSTTPSSDTQPNKKASTGKRVVFLEPGREPKQGQNGKIKLLPADQVITESILKNSKTKSESDSVNSFSDTPFLA; encoded by the coding sequence ATGTTTTCAGATTCCCTGCTGCTTCCCTCTGCTTACACTTACAGAAGTGTCAGATCTGCATGCAAAAACATACTGTTTGCACTCCTGCTTTGTGCAAATCTAACCAGCAGTGCATTTGAGAGCTGTCCAACTGACTGTATTTGTGCCAGCGACATTATAACCTGCAGCAACAAGAATCTGCCTACTTTGCCTCGTATTGTTTTCCAATTTATTTCCAGGTTGGACGTAAGCTATAACAGGGTAGTTCGGCTCAATACAGACTGGGCTCCAAATCCTCTTGATAAGCTTAACACATTGATTCTCAGCCACAATTCGATAAGTCACATCACCACCGGAGTGTTCAGCAACACGCCTAATGTAAGATACCTAGACCTGTCGTCCAATAAGTTGAGCAGTTTAAGTGAAACGGTTTTTCAAGACCTGACAGAGCTGGAGGTGTTGCTGCTTTTTAACAATGCAATAACCCAGATAAAGGCAGGTGCCTTCGGAGGACTGCATGCATTACAGAAGCTGTACCTGAGCAGGAACTTGATCACCCAGTTTCCCTTGGAAGTCCTTGTTGGAAAGCTGAGTCTTTCCCATCTTGAATTGTTGGACCTGTCTTTAAACTCTCTCAGAGAAGTGCCTGTTCAGAAGATTATTTCACTGCCAGCCAGTCAACAGCATGGGCTGTACCTTCATGATAACCCATTTACTTGTGATTGCACATTGTACACAATGCTAATGTACTGGTACAAGAGGCAATTCCGCCCCGTCGTAGATTTTAAAAGTGATTACAACTGTTTTTTTCAGCCTCATTTGAAAGTGCCCATTAATCTGTTCTCTCAATCGGAAGACTTTATGAACTGCGCCAACAGCACCATCAATGGTTCTTTTCATTATTTAGGAATGATTTATGAGGTGAGTTTTGGGGACAGGTTGGTGGTACACTGTGACAGCAAAATAATTGATGGAAATTCAGTTTTTTCCTGGGTAACTCCCAGCCAAGAATTAGTCCAGCCAGGCAACCATAGTCAAAATCTGAATGTTTTTGTCAATGGAAGCCTGGAGGTCAGCCATGCACAAATAGAAGACTCTGGAGTCTACACGTGCATTGTCATCAACAGCAGAAGAAAGCTTAATGAAACTATAGAGGTCACAATTAAAGTGAGTAACTCCACAAGTGACAGGTCTCGGTCTCATGGGACGTTCAGCACTGCCTTCACTACACTTGCAGCCTGTGTGGCCAGTATTATTTTGGTGCTCATCTATCTCTACCTTACCCCTTGCCGTTGCTGTTGCAGAACAaggaaaactaaaagaaaaccaaACCTTGGCAGTGCTAGCTCATTCATTCTGAGCACCACTCCGTCCAGTGACACCCAGCCGAACAAAAAAGCCAGTACCGGCAAAAGAGTGGTGTTCTTGGAGCCGGGGAGAGAACCAAAACAAGGCCAGAATGGAAAAATAAAGCTGCTTCCTGCTGACCAGGTCATTACCGAAAGCATATTAAAGAACAGTAAAACAAAGTCAGAATCTGACTCTGTTAACTCGTTCTCAGACACCCCTTTCTTGGCTTAG